The following nucleotide sequence is from Paeniglutamicibacter kerguelensis.
TGGTCGGCGGCCTATGAGCTGGACGCCGGACCGGTGCTCCGGCAGCGGGCCAACGCACGGGTCGCCATCCACCACCTGGGCAGGACCGGGCAGATGCTGGCGGGCATCCTGGCCGCCTCGGGCATCGGGTCCCTGTTGCTGTGCGACGCGGATCGCATGCAGCCGGAAGACCTCGGCGCGGCAACCACCGGCATCAACAGCGTGGGGCAATTGCGCGCCAGGGCTGCCTCGCGCGCGCTGGCGCAAACGTACCCGCGGCTCACGCTCGCCGAAACCGCGCAGCGCGGGCCCGATGCGGCGCCGGTGGACCTGGCGGTGGTGATCGCCGGCGGGCTGCTGCCGGACCTTGGCCTGCTGCCGCAGGACGAACGGCTGCTGCCGATCCTCTTCACCGACGCCGGGGTGCGCATCGGGCCCATGGTGATCCCGGGGCTGACAATGTGCGATGCCTGCGCGTGGGAACAGTGCGATCCCACGCTGCGCATCGTTCCGCCCGGCGGGCACCTCGGGCGCCAGCATCCGGTGCGGCCGGAGGCCAGCCTCGCTGCCACGGCGGCGGGCACCGCCGCCACCCAGATCCTCATGGCGCTCGACGAGGTCAACGTGCCCGCGGCGGCGGAGGCCATGATCCTGTGCGACCTGGCCACTGGGGCCACGCGGCAGGTGCCGGCGCGTCAACGGCCCGGGTGCACCTGCCTGGACGGGCAGGCCGCGTAGGCCGTGTGGGGGCTGCAGGTCCCAGGCTCCGCTACGCCGATCCGAGGATCTGCAGGATCGCGTCCCCGTAGCGCTCGAGCTTGCCGGGACCCACGCCGGAGACGAGCCCCAGCGCCGCAAGGTCACCGGGGTTCGCCTCCGCGATCGCCATCAGCGTGGCGTCGGTGAAGATCACGAACGCCGGAAGCGAGTTGGCCTGGGCGATCTGCAGCCGCCAGGACCGCAGGTTCTCAAACACCGCCTCGTCGTACCCGGCCGGGCAATTGCCGCAGCGCCCGAGCTTGCGCTCCGCCGCGCCGTTGAGCAGGGTGCCGCAGGTCCGGCAGGTCGGCGGTCCGGCGAGCGCCTTGCGCTTGGCGGCGCGGGCGGTTCCCTGGGTGCGGGAGCTGCCGGCCGGGCGCAGCCCGTCGAGGAAGCGGGAGGGCCTGCGGTGGGCGCGCCCGCCGGGGGTCCGGGCCAGCGACCAGGACAGCGAGAGGTGAACGCGGGCGCGGGTGATGCCCACGTAGAGCAGCCGGCGTTCCTCGTCGTAGCCGGCCTGGTCATCGGCGAAGGAGATCGGCATGAGCCCCTCGGAGAGCCCGACCAGGAACACCGCGTCCCATTCCAGGCCCTTGGCCGCATGCAGCG
It contains:
- a CDS encoding ThiF family adenylyltransferase encodes the protein MRINPGLQVLSIVEGTIQIGTGHRARWITGLDPAEQQFVLSLCGREPAGEPAAAPLLPPERQKALLSVLRPVLIEPAAAAFPSPGPATASASSSSGVSASGAAARAAADAPGSSRLTPDILQWSAAYELDAGPVLRQRANARVAIHHLGRTGQMLAGILAASGIGSLLLCDADRMQPEDLGAATTGINSVGQLRARAASRALAQTYPRLTLAETAQRGPDAAPVDLAVVIAGGLLPDLGLLPQDERLLPILFTDAGVRIGPMVIPGLTMCDACAWEQCDPTLRIVPPGGHLGRQHPVRPEASLAATAAGTAATQILMALDEVNVPAAAEAMILCDLATGATRQVPARQRPGCTCLDGQAA